The sequence ATAATGGCTTATTACACATTGATTTAATGCGCCCTAAGCCCGAAGTGCGCGTTAAGCATATTGCAATCTCACAAGGTCAGCAAAAGTCGCATATTGCGGCTAAACCTCCAGTCTCAAAACCGGTTGAACGGAATCAGACTGTGCGTAAGCTGGATATTTACGATAGAAAAAATGAAAGTGACGAACGTGGATAAAATTTCTCGGAAAGTTCCTGGTTCTGTCGATCGTAAATCTCAAAATAAAATTATGACAGGACAGGAATTTAAAGGGTTAGGCATGGCTCAAACGGCTTATCTCAGGCCAGCATGCCATGATGGGGTTAATGTTGTGGCTATTCATGCGGCTGATGGCACACCTATTGCGGTTGCTGAAGATGAGGCTAGTGCCGTAGAGGTTATTTTGCAGTCAAAGCTTATACCCAGCTTTTTGCAATAAAAATATTATGCCCTTGAAAAAGGGCATAATAATTACATCGTGAAATGTTCGCCTAAATAAACCCGCCTTACATCTTCATTAGCGACAATCTCTTCAGGTGTTCCTTCCATTAAAACCTGGCCGCTATGAAGAATATAGGCCCTATCTATAACCTCTAATGTTTCTCTCACATTATGGTCTGTGATGAGTACGCCAATGCCCCGATCCTTAAGATGAGAAACAAGACTACGAATTTCGCTCACAGCAATAGGATCAATACCTGCCAAAGGCTCATCAAGTAAAATATAATTAGGTTGGCTTGCCAAAGCGCGTGCAATTTCCAGGCGCCGGCGCTCGCCACCAGACAGGGCCAGGGCAGGGGCGTGGCGTAAATGAGTTATGCCAAATTCTGCCAATAGCCCATTTAACATATCATGGCGCTTTTCAGTTTCAGGCTCTACGACCTCAAGGGCTACCATAATATTTTGCTCTACATTTAAACCACGAAAAATACTGGCTTCTTGTGGCAGGTAACCAACACCCAAACGTGCACGGCGATACATGGGGAGTTGCGTTATATCTGTTCCATCTAACATAATCGCGCCGGTATCAACCTGTACAAGCCCTACAATCATATAAAAGCTTGTCGTTTTTCCAGCTCCATTTGGCCCAAGCAAACCGACAGCCTCACCACGCTGAACGTGTAGAGACACGTTTTTAACGACGGGCCTTTTTTTATAAGTTTTACCAATGCCGTGAGCTACAAGGCCTGGCCCGTTATACAAGCTTTGTGAGTCCATTATTGGCTGGCCTCGTTGGGAACAATCAGCCCTTGAATGGGAGAATCATGGCCCGGTAGCATAGTCGCGATTCCTGTTTTCATATTAACAACCGCCTGAGACCCGTTATTTTGGTTCTGACCTTGTGTGATATGGACATGACCAATCAAACGTGCAAGCTCTGGACCAAAGAGATAGACACCACGATCTCCAGTTGCAACCTGTTTGTCAGTTTTAATAATGACATGACCCCAGCCATAAGCCCGGTCTAATTTTGAAGCATTGCTGTTTGTATTATTCTGTTTTTGCGCTTTTTGATTGTTAGATAAACCAACCGATTTTAAAATATCTGCTGTAACGCGTCTGCCATCATCATTTGTGACTGTTGCATCGCCTCGGCCAATAGTGACATGGTCTTTTGGGTAATATTCAACGAGGTCGCGTGCTGTTAAAACTTGATGAGGGGTCGTGAATTTCATGTTTTTGCCCGTCATGAGCATGACATTTTTATCAATGTCATAGATCCCGTGATCCCCCCAGCCCTGATTGGCTTTATTATAGACATGCACATGTCCTATAGCCTCAACACGGTATAGTTCCATATTACCGCCCATGACATCATTAGTCTTTTTTGAAGACTGACTTTGATCAGCTGACGAAGCTTTGTGTCTTAAATATCCAATAAGGACATCAGCATCCAAAGTAATATCGCCTCTTACAGCGCGTGCCCCTCCCGTTAAGGTAACCGTTTGTTTATTGCGGTCATAAATTTCTTCTTTTTTCCAATAAAGATGAATCGGTTCCCCATGTGATTGATCTGGCGGAGAGTCAGCTTTCGTTTGATAATCTGACTGAGGGGCAGTTGTCTGCTGTGCATAGCCCGAAACAGGCAGCAAAAGTGAAGCAGTGACGAGCAGTGCGCTTAAATGCTGAGACATTTACTTATTATGTCCCTTTCTTTGAAGAAGCAGAAGTTGCTTTAGGGGCTATATCGTTAAAATGCGTCGTTAATCCTGGACCAATAAATTGGATTGTACCAGCATTTTGGTCAAGAAAAGCCCCTGTGCATCCTGAACACCAAAAGGTCCCTCAGCATGTACCCAGTCAGAAGTAGCAATGACATTCTGTTTAAGGTCAAGATCAGCTGACGGACCATTAATGATGATCCCATCATTACGATAAAGCACAACATGGCCAGTAAGATTCAGCGTTTGCTCCTGTCTCATATAGACTCCTTTATCAGCCCGTATGAACAGCCAAACATTATTATTCATTAATATATCGGCTTTGGGTTTGGTGAGATTAATGCGATCTTCACCAATTTGCTGCGCATTTTCTGAAGTTAGCATATAAGGGCGGCTTTTAGCATCAATATCGCGATAAATAGCCTGCTCAATCGTGCCTTTTTGCTGCCTGAAACGTTTCATATTTTTCATGACCTCACTATTTTGATGAATTAAGTGAGTAATTTCAGGCCATGCAGCTAAAGAGATTAGAATAAAGGCAGCAATAGAAGGAAGCGCCCATCGTGCCAATTTTAAATTTGCCTGTCGGCGAGCCATTTCCTCTGCATTGGGGTGGCGACGAACTCTCTGAAAGGCTTCATCACGCAATTTGTTTAATTTAGAGAGTTCCTCAGAGCTTTTCTTGGCAAAATCGTCCCTTTGCGGTGGAGGGGGGGGCTTTATTTCGCTCATAAAACACCAGTACGCAAAAGATCATGTAAATGCACAATACCTAAAGGACGGTGGTTTTCATCAACAATAAATAAACTGCTGATAGGTGTGTCTCGGTGCGTCATAAAATGCAAAACATCCTGAACACGCATATCAGTTCTGGCTGTTGCCGGATGTCTATTCATGACATCTTTTGCAAGCGTCTTTTCCAGATCTTTTGATAAAGCAGGCCTTAAATCGCCATCTGCGATGAGTCCGATTAAAATACCATCTTCATCTATCACGCCCATGCAGCCAAAAGCCTTTCGTGTCATTTCCATGACAACTTGTTTCAAAGGCATAATAGCACTTCCTAAAGGCATTTCTTTAGATTTGTGCATAATATCGCTAATAGGTCTTAAGCGGGCGCCAAGCTGGCCTGCGGGATGAAACTTGCTAAAATCTTCATAAGAAAACCCTCTTTGGGCCAGTAAACTCGACATAAGGGCATCGCCTAAAGCAAGTTGCATAAGGCTTGATGTCGTGGGAGCAAGTCCTATTGGGCACGCTTCAGAGGATTGAGGAAGACATAGGCAAAATTGTGAGGCACGAGCGAGAGTCGATTCTGAATTGCTCGTGACAGCAATAAGAGGAATGTTCTGAACTTTTGCATATTGGAGCAAAAGAGCAAGTTCAGCTGTTTCACCAGAGGTTGAAAAGGCAAGGAGATTATCGTCTTTTTGTATCATCCCTAAATCCCCGTGGGCGGCTTCGGTGGGATAGATAAAAAAAGACGGTGTTCCAGTTGATGCTAAACTAGTTTGGATTTTTCTGGCTATATGCCCAGATTTGCCAACACCCGTCACTGCCACGCGCCCTTTAGACGCTATAAGGTGGTCAACAACTTGGCAAAAAACCTTGCCAAGCGGCCCTTTAAAGGCAGTTTCAAGTCGCTCTAGCCCTACACGCTCTTTGGCAAGAGTAGTTTGAGCCGTAGTAAGAGACGAGTGTGACATAGATATTCTAATCAGCCTTTATGCGAAAAAATATCCGGGTCAGTATAACCTAAAAGATCCAAGTTGGCACGAGCTGGTAAAAAATCATAGCAAGCTTGCGCTAAATCGCGGCGTTTTTCGCGAATAAGCAAAGCTTCAAGTTTTTCCCATAAGGCATGAAGATGAAGTACGTCTGAAGCTGCATATGTCTTTTGAGCTTCTGTGAGGGTTTGCGCACCCCAATCTGAACTTTGCTGTTGTTTTGACAGATCAACGCCTAATAAGTCACGACATAAATAAGCAAGACCATGACGGTCTGTGAATGTGTAGACTAAACGCGCAGCTATTTTTGTGCAGATGACAGACGACACTGTAATTTTAAAAGCATGCTGTAAAACGGCGACATCAAAACGTGCAAAATGCATTAATTTTGTGATTTTATCATTCTGCAATAAGGCTTTAAGGTTGGGACTATCGTAGCCTTTACCGCCTAAATCAACTGGTCTGATCTGAACAAGATGTGCCTCTCCATTGCCACTGGAAAGCTGTATAAGGCACAAACGGTCGCGATGGGGGTTAAGTCCCATTGTCTCAGTATCAATAGCAACTAATGGGCCCAAATCTAGCCCATCCGGTAAGTCTCCGTCATAGAGATGGACGAGATTTTGCGGATTATTCATAATGCACCGGAAATAAATATTACAGACATACCGATACCAGACTAAGCCGGTGTATGCTTTGGTGCCCAGAAGAAGACTCGAACTTCCACGTCCTTGCGGACACAGGTACCTGAAACCTGCGCGTCTACCAATTCCGCCATCTGGGCAAAGAGACTCCGGTTAACTTCTTTAAAAAAAGAGGAACCGGTATTGGTGGGTTTTCTCTAGCGGTCAGATAAGAAAACGTCAACTCATAAAAAGAGCCATATAAAGCCCAAAATATATTTAAGTCCGAAACGGACATAATTTTTATAAGTGATTAGCATTACAATTTTTAAAAAGAGTTTTATTTTTTAAAATATGTAAGCAATGCTGACTATTATTTAATATGAAATTATAGTCATCTGCTTTAAGCAATCTTTAGTGATTTTATCATTCAAACCATAATTATGGCTCGTTAGTTGTCTGCTCATATAGAGTTTTCAGCTCAAGGGCGCATTAAAGGAGGACTTAATTTTATGACTGAGCCTATGCTTAGATTTGTAAGTCAACCTCAAAAACGTCCTACAAAACGGCCAGCAATTAAGAGGCGTGCCGATTTCAAGGAAATATATAAAGGTTTTTCTATTGCTCAGGCGGAGGAGCAGTCTTCACGTTGTTCGCAATGTGGAATCCCTTTTTGTTCTGCCCACTGTCCTTTAGGTAATAATATACCAGACTGGTTACGTCTTGCTGCAACGCATCGATTAAAAGAAGCTTATCTTTTATCGTCCGCAACCAATAGTTTTCCTGAAATTTGTGGCAGAATCTGCCCACAGGATCGGCTCTGTGAGGGTAATTGTGTCATTCATAAAGGTTTTGAGAGCGTTACAATTGGGGGTGTAGAGCGTTTTATAACAGAAACGGCTTTTCAAAATGGTTGGGTTGAACCGAATTACCCTGAAAATGAACTGGGAAAAAAGGTAGGTATTATAGGTTCTGGTCCTGCCGGTTTGGCATGTGCAGAAAATTTGCGTGCTAAAGGTTATGAAGTCCATATTTATGAGCGTCAGGCTCAGGCGGGAGGGTTGTTACGTTACGGCATACCCGGCTTTAAGCTCGAAAAAAATATCGTAGACCGCAGAATTGAGCTTTTAAAAAAACAGGGCGTTATTTTTCATCTTGGGCAGGAAATAGGTGAAGGACCAAAAGCATTATCTTTTGATTCAATTCGAAATCGTTACGATACGCTATTCATAGCAACAGGGGTTTATCAGGCACGTAGGGCTCACGTGCAGGGTGAAGATCTGAAGGGCGTTGTTAAAGCTCTAGAGTTTTTAATACAGGCTGAAAATCCAGAGCCAGATTACAATGCCAAAGGGAAAAAAGTTGTCGTTATTGGCGGGGGCGACACGGCCATGGATTGTGTGCGAAGTGCCATTCGGCAAGGGGCACAAAAAGTAACCTGCGTCTATCGCCGGGATCGCGAAAATATGCCTGGTTCACGTCAAGAAGTTATGAATGCGGAAGAAGAAGGTGGCATATTCCATTTTCTTGCTGCTCCAGAGGCTTTTATAGGTCATGAATCTGTTGAAGCTGTGCGCTTAAAAGAAATGCGTCTGGGTGTCATGGACGCCAATGGACGGCGAGCTGTTGACCCGACGGGAACTCATACTCAGCTTGACGCCGATATGGTCATTTGTGCCTTAGGCTTTGACCCCGAAGATTTACCTTCCAAATGGAATGAACCTAAACTTGCTGTTACATCCTGGAAAACGCTCTCAGTGAAAGACCAGCATTATGAGACCAGTCTTCCCGGCGTATTTGCCGGTGGAGATATTGTCAGAGGTGCAAGCCTTGTAGTCTGGGCCATTGCTGATGGCCGTGGGGCAGCTGAGGCGATGCATAAATATCTTGTTAAACAAGCAGCTCAAGAAATAGAGGAGGCCCTCTAATGTCAGCACGTCTTTTTGTAAAAGAATATCAAGAAAATCTTGAGCGCTTAAAAGATGTATATTCGCCTGAGCAAGAGCATGACGCCTGTGGTGTAGGTGTTATTGCATCACTTAATGGCGAGGCAAACCGTAATGTTGTTGAAGCTGCCATTGAGGCCCTTAGTAACATATGGCACCGTGGAGCTGTCGATGCTGATGGCAAGACAGGGGATGGTGCTGGCATACATGTAGAAATTCCACAGGATTTCTTTGCCGAAGCAATCCATAGCACTGGTGTCAGTAAAATTGATGGCATCATTTCTGTAGGAATGGTGTTTCTGCCACGTAATGATTTAGCGGCTCAGGAGCGTGGTCGCCAAATTATTGAAAGTGAAATTCTGGATTTCGGTTATGAGATCTATGGTTGGCGACAAGTTCCCATTAATACGGCCTGTATTGGTGAAAAAGCGAATGAAACACGGCCAGAGATAGAGCAAATCATGATCCGCAATGCGTTGGGTCATGAGGCAGATATTTTAGAGCGCAACCTTTATATTATACGGCGCCGTATAGAAAAGGCTGTGACAAATGCCCATCTGGATTTGTACCTTTGCTCCTTATCTTGCCGTTCAGTTATTTATAAAGGCATGTTTTTAGCAGAGAATTTGACAGATTTTTATCCTGATCTTCTTGATAAAAGATTTGTCTCACGTTTTGCTATTTATCATCAGCGTTATTCAACAAATACGTTTCCAACCTGGAAGCTGGCGCAGCCTTTTCGCCGTATTGCCCATAATGGTGAAATCAATACCCTTTCCGGTAATATCAACTGGATGCGCGCTCATGAAACGCGCTTATCTAATCCAGATCTCGATCCTTATATGGACTCTCTCAAGCCTGTTATACAGGCAGCAGGGTCAGACACGGCTGCGCTTGATAATGTGTTCGAGCTTTTAACTTTTGCGGGTCGGGATGCGCCTATGAGTAAGGCGCTGCTTATCCCTGCTTCAATAGGGGCAAGTTCGTCCATTTCTCCCAAAATAAAGGCATTTTACCGTTATTGTTATTCTGTCATGGAACCTTGGGATGGGCCTGCGGCAATTTGTGCAACAGATGGTAACTGGGTTATTGCCGGACTTGACCGTGCTGGTTTGCGCCCCTTGCGTTATAGCATTACCAGAGATGGTCTTTTGGTGGTCGGATCTGAAACAGGCATTGTCCGCCTTCCTGATGAAATTATCATTGAGCGTGGCCGCTTAGGTCCAGGGCAGACACTGGCACTTAATCTTCAGGAAAAGCGTCTTTATAAACCACATGAGCTGGAAGAGGCCCTGGCTTCACGTGATAATTTTGAGAAATGGGTTAAATCAACACGCAACGTTCAGCCTCTTATTGCCAATGCAGAAGAAGAAAGTGATTTATCAGAGACAGAGCTTTTTCAGCGCCAAAAAGCGATTAGCCGTACTTATGAAGATTTAGAAACAATTCTGCATCCTATGGTAGCCAATGGTTCCGAGGCTATTGGCTCCATGGGTGACGATACGCCTCTGCAAATTCTTTCTTCTTATTATAGGGGCTTGGGTAATTATTTTCGCCAGGGTTTTAGCCAGGTCACAAATCCACCTATCGATAGCTTGCGTGAAACAAGGGTTATGAGTCTTGTTACGCGTCTGGGAAATTTGGGTAATATTTTGGCGCAATCACCAAATCAGTGTGATTTATTACAGCTTCCAAGCCCTATTTTAACTAATGGCGAATTTGATCGCTTGAGAGCCCTTTGTGGAGATCAAGGGGCTATCATAGATTGTACTTTTCCCATTGAAGCAGGTCAGTCAGGTTTAAAATCCGCTCTCAATTCCATTTGCAATCAGGCCGAAGACGCAGTGCGTGGTGGCTGTGCGCATATTTTCCTAACTGATGAACATAGCTCCGCTGATCGTGTAGCGTTACCGATGGTTTTGGCAACTGCTGCCGTACATATTCACCTGGTACGTTATTCTTTACGCACTTTTACGTCGCTCAATGTCCGTAGCTCAACAGTGCTTGATGTGCATAGCATCGCTGTCAGCATTGGCGTTGGGGCTACCACAGTTAATCCTTGGCTGACCCAACATTGTATTGCCGACAGACTTAAGCGCGGCTTGTTTGGAAATATGACCCTTAATGAAGCCATGAAGCGTTACCGCACGGCTTTAGATAAAGGCTTGCTTAAGATCATGTCCAAAGCGGGCATTTCGATTGTCTCTTCTTATCGGGGCGGTTATAATTTTGAAGCTATTGGCCTATCCAGAGCGTTAGTTGCAGAATATTTTCCCGGTATGTCATCGCGTATTTCTGGTATTGGTTTACCCGGCATTGCGCGTAATGTTTTGAAAGCGCATCAAAAAGCCTGGTCTGATTCTAAAATTGAGATGCTTCCCATTGGAGGGCGGTATAAATTACGGGTAAAAGGAGAAGTTCACGCTTTTAGTGCCTCTGTTGTGCATATGTTGCAGATGGCCGTAAATGCCAATAGCTATAAGCTTTATCGCCGCTATGTCGAGGCGCTAGAGGCCCAACCTCCCATATCGTTACGTGATTTATTGGAGTTCAAGCCCGTTGCTCAGCCAATATCTGTTGATGAAGTTGAGGGCATTACCCAAATTAGGCGCCATCTTGTTGCACCAGGAATATCTTTAGGTGCTTTAAGCCCCGAAGCTCATGAAACCCTGGCTATCGCCATGAACAGGATTGGTGCGAAATCAGATTCAGGTGAGGGGGGTGAAGATCCTGCTCGGGCCTATCCTCGCCCTAATGGTGACAATGCCTCTTCAGCAATTAAGCAGGTTGCTTCTGGTCGCTTTGGTGTTACAGCTGAATATCTTAATAATTGCCGCGAAATAGAAATTAAAGTTGCTCAGGGAGCTAAACCTGGTGAAGGCGGTCAGCTTCCTGGTTTTAAGGTAACAGAGCTTATTGCCCGGTTACGTCATGCAACACCGGGTGTAACCCTGATTTCGCCCCCTCCGCATCATGACATTTACTCAATTGAGGATTTGGCTCAGTTAATTTACGATCTTAAACAAATTAATCCCGATGCAACTGTAACTGTAAAGCTTGTTGCGCGGACAGGTATTGGCACCATTGCCGCAGGTGTGGCCAAAGCCAAAGCAGATGCTATTTTAATTTCTGGTCATTCTGGTGGAACAGGAGCAAGCCCTCAATCTTCTATCCATTATGCTGGCCTGCCATGGGAGATGGGTTTAAGTGAGGCACATCAAGTGCTTATGCTTAATCGTTTGCGACATCGTCTCACCCTTCGTGTCGATGGGGGATTAAAACGGGGCGTGATGTAGTGATAGCCGCTATGTTAGGGGCTGAAGAATTTGGTATTGGTACAGCTGCTCTTGTTGCTATGGGGTGCATCATGGTGCGCCAGTGTCATTCTAATACGTGCCCTGTTGGTGTTTGTGTTCAGGATGAAGCTTTAAGGGCAAAGTTTGAAGGCTCGCCTGAAAAAGTAATTAATTTATTTACGCTTATTGCTGAGGATGTGCGTAAT comes from Aristophania vespae and encodes:
- the lptC gene encoding LPS export ABC transporter periplasmic protein LptC, translated to MSEIKPPPPPQRDDFAKKSSEELSKLNKLRDEAFQRVRRHPNAEEMARRQANLKLARWALPSIAAFILISLAAWPEITHLIHQNSEVMKNMKRFRQQKGTIEQAIYRDIDAKSRPYMLTSENAQQIGEDRINLTKPKADILMNNNVWLFIRADKGVYMRQEQTLNLTGHVVLYRNDGIIINGPSADLDLKQNVIATSDWVHAEGPFGVQDAQGLFLTKMLVQSNLLVQD
- the lptB gene encoding LPS export ABC transporter ATP-binding protein, coding for MDSQSLYNGPGLVAHGIGKTYKKRPVVKNVSLHVQRGEAVGLLGPNGAGKTTSFYMIVGLVQVDTGAIMLDGTDITQLPMYRRARLGVGYLPQEASIFRGLNVEQNIMVALEVVEPETEKRHDMLNGLLAEFGITHLRHAPALALSGGERRRLEIARALASQPNYILLDEPLAGIDPIAVSEIRSLVSHLKDRGIGVLITDHNVRETLEVIDRAYILHSGQVLMEGTPEEIVANEDVRRVYLGEHFTM
- a CDS encoding ribonuclease D, producing MNNPQNLVHLYDGDLPDGLDLGPLVAIDTETMGLNPHRDRLCLIQLSSGNGEAHLVQIRPVDLGGKGYDSPNLKALLQNDKITKLMHFARFDVAVLQHAFKITVSSVICTKIAARLVYTFTDRHGLAYLCRDLLGVDLSKQQQSSDWGAQTLTEAQKTYAASDVLHLHALWEKLEALLIREKRRDLAQACYDFLPARANLDLLGYTDPDIFSHKG
- a CDS encoding DUF1150 family protein — protein: MDKISRKVPGSVDRKSQNKIMTGQEFKGLGMAQTAYLRPACHDGVNVVAIHAADGTPIAVAEDEASAVEVILQSKLIPSFLQ
- a CDS encoding NAD(P)-dependent oxidoreductase, with product MTEPMLRFVSQPQKRPTKRPAIKRRADFKEIYKGFSIAQAEEQSSRCSQCGIPFCSAHCPLGNNIPDWLRLAATHRLKEAYLLSSATNSFPEICGRICPQDRLCEGNCVIHKGFESVTIGGVERFITETAFQNGWVEPNYPENELGKKVGIIGSGPAGLACAENLRAKGYEVHIYERQAQAGGLLRYGIPGFKLEKNIVDRRIELLKKQGVIFHLGQEIGEGPKALSFDSIRNRYDTLFIATGVYQARRAHVQGEDLKGVVKALEFLIQAENPEPDYNAKGKKVVVIGGGDTAMDCVRSAIRQGAQKVTCVYRRDRENMPGSRQEVMNAEEEGGIFHFLAAPEAFIGHESVEAVRLKEMRLGVMDANGRRAVDPTGTHTQLDADMVICALGFDPEDLPSKWNEPKLAVTSWKTLSVKDQHYETSLPGVFAGGDIVRGASLVVWAIADGRGAAEAMHKYLVKQAAQEIEEAL
- a CDS encoding LptA/OstA family protein produces the protein MSQHLSALLVTASLLLPVSGYAQQTTAPQSDYQTKADSPPDQSHGEPIHLYWKKEEIYDRNKQTVTLTGGARAVRGDITLDADVLIGYLRHKASSADQSQSSKKTNDVMGGNMELYRVEAIGHVHVYNKANQGWGDHGIYDIDKNVMLMTGKNMKFTTPHQVLTARDLVEYYPKDHVTIGRGDATVTNDDGRRVTADILKSVGLSNNQKAQKQNNTNSNASKLDRAYGWGHVIIKTDKQVATGDRGVYLFGPELARLIGHVHITQGQNQNNGSQAVVNMKTGIATMLPGHDSPIQGLIVPNEASQ
- a CDS encoding KpsF/GutQ family sugar-phosphate isomerase, which encodes MSHSSLTTAQTTLAKERVGLERLETAFKGPLGKVFCQVVDHLIASKGRVAVTGVGKSGHIARKIQTSLASTGTPSFFIYPTEAAHGDLGMIQKDDNLLAFSTSGETAELALLLQYAKVQNIPLIAVTSNSESTLARASQFCLCLPQSSEACPIGLAPTTSSLMQLALGDALMSSLLAQRGFSYEDFSKFHPAGQLGARLRPISDIMHKSKEMPLGSAIMPLKQVVMEMTRKAFGCMGVIDEDGILIGLIADGDLRPALSKDLEKTLAKDVMNRHPATARTDMRVQDVLHFMTHRDTPISSLFIVDENHRPLGIVHLHDLLRTGVL